Proteins co-encoded in one Campylobacter ornithocola genomic window:
- a CDS encoding class II 3-deoxy-7-phosphoheptulonate synthase, translating to MKWTKKSWRNYKIQQQPQYLDENELQEVIKRLEKLPPLVFAGEVDKLKKSLAKVTNSQAFLLQGGDCAESFINFGADNIRDMFKVMLQMAIVLTFAGSCPIVKVGRVAGQFAKPRSSDFEEVDGVKLPSYRGDIINGFEFNEKSRIADPKRMLEAYYQSATTLNLLRAFSRGGLADLRVVHKWNLGFLKKAELGKKYDELSEKITQALAFMQACGITDTPNLSQTAFYTSHEALLLPYEEALTRVDSLSGEIYDCSAHMLWIGERTRNADEAHVHFLSGVKNPLGVKLSANYDLDEIKKLVNILNPNNEAGRLNFIIRMGCDKIANFLPKLFKELKQEGFNILYSIDPMHANTVKSGNFKTREFDKIMQEVRTFFEIAMSEKVYPGGVHLEMTGQNVTECVGGSLNITQEELSKRYETQCDPRLNADQALELAFLIADLVKKARKC from the coding sequence ATGAAATGGACAAAAAAATCTTGGAGAAATTATAAAATTCAACAACAACCACAGTATCTTGATGAAAATGAATTACAAGAAGTTATTAAGAGGCTAGAAAAATTACCACCACTAGTTTTTGCAGGTGAAGTAGACAAATTAAAAAAATCTCTTGCTAAAGTTACAAATTCACAGGCATTTTTGCTTCAAGGAGGGGATTGTGCGGAGAGTTTTATAAATTTTGGTGCTGATAATATAAGAGATATGTTTAAAGTTATGCTTCAAATGGCTATAGTGTTAACTTTTGCAGGATCTTGTCCTATTGTTAAGGTGGGTCGTGTTGCAGGGCAATTTGCAAAACCAAGAAGTAGTGACTTTGAAGAAGTAGATGGTGTAAAGCTTCCAAGTTATCGTGGGGATATTATCAATGGTTTTGAATTTAATGAAAAATCAAGAATAGCAGATCCCAAAAGAATGCTAGAAGCATATTATCAAAGTGCTACAACTTTGAATTTATTAAGAGCTTTTTCTAGAGGTGGTTTGGCAGATTTAAGAGTGGTGCATAAGTGGAATTTAGGATTTTTAAAAAAGGCAGAACTTGGTAAAAAATATGATGAGCTTAGCGAAAAAATTACTCAAGCTTTGGCTTTTATGCAAGCTTGTGGTATCACAGATACACCAAATCTTTCTCAAACGGCCTTTTATACTTCTCATGAGGCTTTGCTTTTGCCATATGAAGAAGCATTAACAAGAGTAGATAGTTTAAGTGGTGAAATTTATGATTGTTCAGCACATATGCTTTGGATAGGTGAGCGTACTAGAAATGCCGATGAAGCACATGTGCATTTTTTAAGTGGAGTGAAAAATCCACTCGGTGTTAAACTTAGTGCTAATTATGATTTAGATGAAATAAAAAAGTTAGTAAATATTTTAAATCCAAACAATGAAGCAGGAAGACTAAATTTTATCATTCGTATGGGATGTGATAAGATAGCAAATTTTTTACCAAAATTATTTAAAGAATTAAAACAAGAAGGTTTTAATATACTTTATAGCATAGATCCTATGCATGCAAATACAGTTAAATCGGGAAATTTTAAAACAAGAGAATTTGATAAGATTATGCAAGAAGTTCGTACATTTTTTGAAATAGCAATGAGTGAAAAAGTCTATCCAGGTGGAGTACATTTAGAAATGACTGGACAAAATGTAACTGAATGTGTAGGGGGCTCTTTAAATATCACTCAGGAAGAACTTTCTAAACGCTATGAAACACAATGCGATCCAAGATTAAATGCTGATCAAGCTTTAGAATTAGCGTTTTTGATAGCAGATTTAGTGAAAAAGGCAAGGAAATGTTAA
- a CDS encoding ArsC/Spx/MgsR family protein has translation MLKFYGIKNCNSVKKAMDYLNSKQIKFEFFDIKKLDEITLNFWLSKRSILELVNTAGMSARKIGLSKEKLQSLSQDEIKAIILQSPTLIKRPLIVKDDEIFIAKEYEDF, from the coding sequence ATGTTAAAATTTTATGGTATAAAAAACTGCAATAGTGTTAAAAAGGCCATGGATTATTTAAACTCTAAGCAGATTAAATTTGAATTTTTTGATATTAAAAAATTAGATGAAATAACTTTAAATTTTTGGCTTAGCAAAAGAAGTATTTTAGAACTTGTAAATACAGCAGGTATGAGTGCTAGAAAAATAGGATTAAGTAAAGAAAAACTCCAAAGTCTAAGTCAGGATGAGATTAAAGCGATAATTTTGCAAAGTCCAACACTTATAAAACGCCCATTAATCGTAAAAGATGATGAAATTTTTATAGCTAAGGAATATGAGGATTTTTAA